One part of the Sphingobacterium sp. LZ7M1 genome encodes these proteins:
- the carA gene encoding glutamine-hydrolyzing carbamoyl-phosphate synthase small subunit, with translation MTNYSKLPAILVLEDGTVFHGKAAGKIGTTTGEICFNTGTTGYQEIFTDPSYYAQIMVTTNAHIGNYGIDDEDEESKEIQIAGLVCKNYNINYSRKMADQSIQNYFEEENLVGISDIDTRSLVRHIRSKGAMNAIISSENLDVDSLKAELAKVPSMDGLELSSRVSTKEPYYYGEEGAPTRIAVLDLGIKKNILRNFDSRQVYAKVFPAKTTFAEMQEWNPDGYFISNGPGDPAAMDYAIQTVKDILAADKPMFGICLGHQILALANDIRTQKMHNGHRGINHPVKNIIANKCEITSQNHGFGVVAEDIENSDKVEITHVNLNDNSIEGIRVKGKNAFSVQYHPESSPGPHDSRYLFDDFIAMVKG, from the coding sequence ATGACCAACTACAGCAAATTGCCAGCAATTTTAGTCCTAGAAGATGGAACAGTTTTTCATGGTAAGGCCGCAGGAAAGATCGGTACTACTACAGGTGAGATTTGTTTCAACACTGGTACGACTGGCTACCAAGAGATCTTTACGGATCCTTCCTATTATGCACAGATTATGGTTACGACCAATGCGCATATCGGAAACTATGGTATCGATGATGAGGATGAAGAGTCTAAAGAGATTCAGATTGCAGGTTTAGTTTGTAAGAACTATAACATCAACTACAGCCGTAAAATGGCTGACCAATCTATCCAGAATTATTTCGAGGAAGAGAATTTGGTGGGTATCTCTGATATCGATACGCGTTCTTTGGTTCGTCATATCCGTAGTAAAGGTGCGATGAATGCGATCATCTCTTCTGAGAACCTAGATGTAGACTCCTTGAAAGCAGAATTGGCTAAAGTGCCTTCTATGGACGGTTTAGAACTTTCTTCCCGTGTTTCTACTAAGGAACCATACTACTATGGTGAAGAAGGTGCTCCTACTCGTATCGCTGTATTGGATTTAGGGATCAAAAAGAACATCTTAAGGAACTTTGATTCTCGTCAGGTGTATGCAAAGGTTTTCCCTGCTAAGACTACATTTGCAGAAATGCAAGAGTGGAACCCTGATGGATACTTCATTTCAAATGGTCCTGGTGACCCTGCTGCAATGGATTACGCGATCCAAACCGTTAAAGATATCTTAGCTGCTGATAAACCAATGTTCGGGATTTGTCTTGGTCACCAAATCTTGGCACTTGCAAATGATATCAGGACGCAAAAAATGCACAATGGACATAGAGGTATCAACCACCCTGTAAAGAATATTATCGCTAATAAATGTGAGATTACTTCTCAAAACCATGGTTTTGGTGTAGTAGCGGAAGATATTGAAAACTCTGATAAAGTAGAGATCACGCACGTGAACCTCAATGATAATTCGATCGAAGGTATCCGTGTAAAAGGTAAAAATGCATTCTCGGTACAATATCACCCTGAATCTTCTCCAGGTCCTCACGATTCAAGATATCTGTTCGATGATTTTATCGCTATGGTAAAAGGATAA
- the eno gene encoding phosphopyruvate hydratase, which produces MSLIIDVHARQILDSRGNPTIEVDVTTQNGFVGRAAVPSGASTGAHEAVELRDGDKKKYLGKGVLKAVENVNTKIAKALEGVDVFEQNAIDKLMIDLDGSENKGKLGANAILGVSLAVAKAAAQESRQPLYRYIGGVNANTLPLPMMNIVNGGAHSDAPIAFQEFMIMPVGAESFSEALRWGAEVFHSLKKILHDRNLSTAVGDEGGFAPTFEGTEDAIETILEAIKKAGYKPGKEICLALDCASTEFFVKGKYDYAKFEGKGGAVRSIEEQVDYLAELTAKYPIISIEDGMAEDDWKGWKLLTEKIGDHVQLVGDDLFVTNTKRLQEGIDKGIGNSILVKVNQIGSLTETINAVHLAQTNGYTSVMSHRSGETEDTTIADLAVALNCGQIKTGSISRSDRIAKYNQLLRIEEELGENAKFIGKDFKYAPKK; this is translated from the coding sequence ATGAGCTTGATAATTGACGTACATGCGCGCCAGATTTTAGATTCGCGCGGAAATCCTACGATAGAAGTTGATGTAACAACGCAAAACGGTTTTGTTGGCCGTGCAGCAGTTCCTTCAGGAGCTTCTACAGGTGCACACGAAGCGGTAGAATTACGCGACGGTGATAAAAAGAAATACTTAGGAAAAGGTGTTTTGAAAGCTGTTGAAAACGTAAATACAAAGATTGCAAAAGCTTTAGAAGGTGTTGACGTATTTGAACAAAATGCAATCGATAAATTGATGATCGATTTAGATGGTTCTGAAAACAAAGGTAAATTAGGTGCTAACGCTATCTTAGGTGTTTCTTTAGCGGTTGCTAAAGCTGCAGCTCAAGAAAGCCGTCAGCCTCTATATCGTTATATCGGTGGAGTAAATGCCAATACTCTTCCTCTTCCAATGATGAACATTGTAAACGGTGGTGCTCACTCTGATGCGCCTATCGCTTTCCAAGAGTTCATGATCATGCCAGTAGGCGCTGAGTCTTTCTCGGAAGCTCTACGTTGGGGTGCTGAGGTTTTCCATAGCCTTAAGAAAATTCTTCACGACCGTAACTTATCTACTGCTGTAGGTGATGAAGGTGGGTTTGCTCCAACTTTTGAAGGTACTGAAGATGCTATCGAAACTATTTTGGAAGCAATTAAAAAAGCTGGCTACAAACCAGGAAAAGAAATCTGTCTTGCGCTTGACTGTGCTTCTACTGAGTTCTTCGTAAAAGGTAAATATGATTACGCTAAGTTCGAAGGTAAAGGTGGAGCGGTTCGCAGTATCGAAGAGCAGGTAGATTACCTAGCTGAATTGACTGCAAAATACCCTATTATCTCTATTGAGGACGGTATGGCAGAAGATGATTGGAAAGGCTGGAAATTATTGACAGAGAAAATCGGTGACCATGTACAATTAGTTGGTGACGATTTGTTTGTTACAAATACAAAACGTCTTCAAGAGGGTATCGATAAAGGAATTGGTAACTCCATCTTGGTTAAAGTTAACCAGATCGGTTCTTTGACAGAGACTATCAACGCTGTTCATTTGGCTCAAACCAATGGATATACTTCAGTAATGTCTCACCGTTCAGGTGAAACCGAAGATACTACCATTGCAGACCTTGCGGTAGCTCTAAACTGTGGTCAGATCAAAACTGGATCAATCTCTCGTTCAGACCGGATCGCTAAATACAATCAATTGTTGCGTATCGAAGAAGAATTGGGCGAGAACGCAAAATTCATCGGAAAAGATTTTAAATACGCTCCGAAAAAATAA
- a CDS encoding septum formation initiator family protein has product MERFINTIRNQYLIAGVAFLVWMCFFDRYDITTQYNFQTEKTKLEQEKEYYTNEIESISQSIKDVQYNQSEIQRIAREKYKMKKDQEDVYIITEIDAPESK; this is encoded by the coding sequence ATGGAACGTTTCATTAATACTATCCGTAATCAATATCTTATCGCAGGAGTTGCATTCTTAGTCTGGATGTGTTTTTTCGATCGTTACGATATTACTACCCAGTACAATTTTCAAACTGAGAAAACCAAATTGGAGCAGGAGAAAGAGTATTACACGAATGAAATTGAAAGCATATCTCAATCCATCAAAGATGTGCAATATAACCAAAGTGAGATTCAACGTATCGCCCGCGAAAAATACAAAATGAAGAAAGACCAAGAAGATGTCTATATCATTACCGAAATAGACGCACCGGAGTCAAAATAG